The following proteins are encoded in a genomic region of bacterium:
- a CDS encoding redoxin domain-containing protein, translated as MKIGNFLGLLCAAIFVVLVSTLSAQAQLGGTSTNKATANPALNVALQNADGGKTSLADLVRKGQKPLVVFAVEVDCQGMPVLKPYLNELIERVKSQAEVVFIYTCKPTCAREFRKTVGIKGGTWLSDTKLQVLQGYGRQEKDRLPLTLSGQCLVITSGLTVRPVVFPKPPSGVRNFQPYAGVDQLIGAKGPCAAKVTVPAGQKLTYCLVGESPHDH; from the coding sequence ATGAAGATAGGAAACTTTCTCGGACTGCTCTGCGCAGCCATTTTCGTAGTTCTCGTCTCCACTCTGAGCGCTCAAGCACAACTGGGTGGAACCTCGACCAATAAAGCGACTGCTAATCCAGCACTTAATGTCGCCTTACAAAATGCAGACGGAGGCAAGACAAGCCTTGCGGATCTAGTTCGTAAAGGGCAAAAACCGCTTGTTGTTTTCGCAGTGGAAGTCGACTGCCAAGGCATGCCGGTGTTAAAACCATATCTTAACGAGCTGATCGAGCGGGTGAAAAGTCAGGCTGAAGTAGTCTTCATTTACACTTGTAAACCAACCTGCGCTCGAGAATTTCGAAAGACAGTTGGGATCAAAGGAGGTACCTGGCTTAGCGATACAAAGCTCCAGGTTCTTCAAGGATACGGTCGTCAAGAGAAAGATCGCCTGCCGCTGACCCTATCTGGGCAGTGCTTAGTCATAACTTCGGGTCTTACAGTCAGGCCAGTTGTTTTTCCTAAGCCTCCTAGTGGCGTTAGGAATTTTCAGCCCTATGCAGGAGTCGATCAGTTGATTGGCGCAAAAGGCCCGTGTGCTGCAAAAGTGACTGTTCCAGCTGGGCAGAAGCTGACGTACTGCCTAGTCGGTGAAAGCCCTCACGATCACTAA